The nucleotide sequence GAACATGGCCACGGAAGGCACCTGCGACATCGGCATGGCCTCCCGCGAGCTCAAGGACTCCGAGACCGGCGTCACCCCCACGGTCATCGCCCAGGACGGCATCGCCGTCATCGTGAACAATGCCTCCAACGTTGACGGGCTTTCCTCCGAGCAGGTGAAGGGCATCTACACCGGCGAGATCGCGAACTGGGAAGACGTTCTGGCATAAAGCCCGGCGACCCGATTGACAAGGAACCCGCATGTCTCACGTACATCTCAAGGAAGGCATTGCGAAGGCGCTGTTCGTGGCTGCCGCGGGGATTTCGATCCTCGCGGTGGCCCTCATCTGCGTATTCCTCTTCGCGAATGGCGTGCCGGCCATCGCCCAGATAGGCCTTCCGGAATTCCTCTTCGGCACCACCTGGCGTCCCGCCAACGACGTCTATGGCATCTTCCCGATGATCGTGGGCAGCATCTACGTGACCGCCGGCGCCATCATCGTGGGCGTGCCCACGGGGCTCTTGTGCGCCATCTTCCTCTCACGGTTCGCCGGCGGGCGCGTGGCGGCGGTGCTCAAGCCCGGCGTGGAGCTTCTGGCGGGCATCCCTTCGGTGGTCTATGGCTTCTTCGGCCTGGTGGTCATGGTGCCGTTCATTCGCGACAACATGCCGGGGCGCGGTCTCTCGCTTCTGGCGGCCGCCGTGCTGCTGGGCATCATGATCCTGCCCACCATCATCACCGTGACGCAGAGCGCGCTCGATGCCGTTCCCAAGAAATACTACGAGGGGGCCCTGGCGCTCGGCGCCGATCACGAGCGCTCGGTGTTCCGCGTCATCGTGCCCGCTGCGGTGTCCGGCATCATGGCCGGCATCGTGCTGGGCGTGGGCCGCGCGATCGGCGAGACGATGGCCGTCATCATGGTGGCCGGCAACCAACCGGCTATTCCGGGCAGCATCTTCGACGGCGTGCGCACCATGACGGCGAATATCGTGTTGGAGATGGGCTATGCGGCCGACCTGCATCGCGGTGCGCTCGTGGCCACCGGCGTGGTTCTGTTCGTGTTCATCCTGTTTATAACCATGCTGTTCAACGTCATCAAGAAACGAGGTGAGATGAAGTGACCACCCGCAAGCTGACCATAGCCTACGAGGCGGCCGATGCGTCCGCGGCCGGCTCTTCTGGTTCGATCAACCCGAGTGACCGTTTTGATGCGCTCTATCAAGTTGTCGAGGCGCGTCATAACAAAACACGCCGCATCGTGTCGACCCTCTTGCGGTGGATCGTGTACGCGGGCGCTGTCATCACGTCGTTGGTGCTGGCCTTCATCGTGGGGTATATCCTGGTCAACGGCGTTCCCTACCTGACGCCGAGCCTGTTCGAGTGGGAGTACGATTCCACGAACGTCTCGCTCATGCCTGCGCTCGTCAACACGCTCGTCATGGCGGGGCTCTCGCTGCTCATGGCGGTGCCCGTGGGCGTGGGGTCGGCTATCTACCTGGTGGAATATGCGAAGCGCGGCAGCCGCTTCGTGCAGATCGTGCGTACCACCACCGAGACGCTGCAGGGCATCCCCTCCATCATCTACGGCCTGTTCGGCCTGCTGTTCTTCGTGACGGCGCTCCAGTGGGGCCTGTCGCTTCTGGCGGGTGCCTGCACGCTGGCCATCATGGTGCTACCGGTGGTCATGCGCACCACCGAGGAGGCGCTGCTGGCCGTACCGGACGCCTACCGCGAAGGCGGCTTCGGTTTGGGCGCGGGTCGTTTGCGCACGGTCTTCCGCTGCGTGCTGCCCTCCGCCGTGCCCGGCATCCTGGGAGGCGTGATCCTCGCGCTCGGGCGCTGCGTGGGCGAGGTTGCGGCGCTCATTTTCACGGCAGGCTCCATTGCCGCCATTCCGAACTTCGCCGAGGGCGCGGCCGCGCTCTTCGATTCCACCCGCACCCTGGCCGTGCATATGTACGTGCTATCGAGCGAGGGGCTGCATGTGAACGAAACCTACGCCACGGCGGTTGTCCTGCTGGTCATGGTGGTGCTGCTGAACCTCATGGCCACCTTCGCCGCCAAGAAGATGAACAAGGGAGGCACCAATGACTAATGCGACTCTGGAGAGGGCTGCTGTGACGAGCGCCCCGGCCACCTACCTGCCGCATGCGCAGGGCCGGGCGGCCGAGCGCAAGGCGGCCCGCAAGGCGCCCGCCGACGCTCCGGCCAAGATGGGCGTGCGCGACCTGAACCTGTACTACCAGGACTTCCAGGCGCTCAAGGGCATCAACCTGGAGTTTCCGAAGAACCAGGTGACCGCGCTCATAGGCCCGTCGGGCTGCGGCAAATCCACCCTGCTGAAGAGCCTTAACCGCATGAACGACCTTGTGGAGGGCTGCCGTATCGAGGGCGAGATCACCCTCGACGGCCGCAACGCCTACAACGACATCGACGTGAACAGCCTGCGCCGCCGTGTGGGCATGGTGTTCCAGCAGCCGAACCCGTTCCCCATGAGCGTGTACGACAACGTGGCGTTCGGTCCGCGCACCCACGGCATAAAGAGCCGCGCCGACCTGGACGAGATCGTGGAGCAGAGCCTGCGCGACGCCGCCATCTGGGACGAGCTGAAGGACCGCCTGAAGAAGAACGCGCTCGGCCTGTCCGGCGGCCAGCAGCAGCGCCTGTGCATCGCCCGCGCGCTGGCCGTGCGCCCCGAGGTGCTGCTCATGGACGAGTCCACGAGCGCGCTCGACCCCATCTCCACCGCGAAGATCGAGGATCTTGTGGGCGAGCTCAAGAGCAAGTACACGGTGATCATGGTGACGCACAACATGCTGCAGGCACTGCGCGTGTCCGACAAGACGGCGTTCTTCCTGCTGGGCGAGATGGTGGAGGCCGGCGACACCGACGACATCTTCACCAGCCCCTCCGACCCCCGCACCGCCGACTACGTGGCCGGGCGGTTCGGGTAGAAGGAGTGAGGCGCTTTACGCAAATTTGACCTCTCGGAGGCTGCGGCTGCGCGGCGCCTGGCTTACAATAGGCCCAACACGCGGCCGGGACGGCCGGGAGACCCCATGGAGCAACTGCGATGATCTACTACGTTGAAGACGATACCAATATCCGCGACCTTACGGTGTACGCGCTCAAGCAGGCCGGTTTCGAGGCGGCGGGCTTTGCCGCGGCGGGGGAGTTCTTCGTCGCCTGCAAACGGCGCCTGCCGGAGCTCGTGCTGCTGGACATCATGCTGCCCGAGGTGGACGGCCTGGAGATCCTGCACATGCTGCGGGAGGACCCGGCCACGAAGCACCTGCCCGTCATGATGCTCACGGCCAAGGGCACGGAGTTCGACACGGTGAGCGGCCTCGATGCCGGCGCCGACGACTACCTGGCCAAGCCGTTCGGCATGATGGAGCTGGTGAGCCGCGTGAACGCGCTCATGCGTCGCGCCGCCGCGCCGGCCGTGGCGGCCGACGACGAGTTCTCGTGCGGCCCCATTGCGCTCACGGTGTCGTCGCACGACGTCTCCGTGGACGGCGAGAACGTTGCGCTCACGCTCAAGGAGTTCGACCTTCTGCGCACGCTCATGCAGAACGAGGGGCATGTGCTGTCGCGTCGCCAGCTTTTGGAGGACGTGTGGGGCATGACCTACGTGGGCGAGACGCGCACGGTCGACGTGCACATCCAGACGCTTCGGCAGAAGCTCGCGGCGGCCGTCGAGGGCGCAGACGCCTACATCCAGACGGTGCGTGGCGTGGGCTACTGCGTCAAGCAGCCATGAGCTTCCGCATGCGGGGCCTTCCCCGGCGGGGCGGCGCGGGACGGAGCGCCCGATGAGTCCTACGCACCTGCGGGTCAAGAGCCTCTCCGGCAAGATATTCTCGGGCGTTTTGGCGTTCACGCTGGGCGTCATCCTCGTGCTGGGCGTGGTCATGACCACCATCTACTATATGTCCTACGAGCACGACGCCGAGGCCGAGCTCGCCGCCAGCGCGCAGGACGCTGCGGCTTACCTCAACGCGTCGCCCACCACGGCGAACATCCCCGCGCTGGAGGAGCAGTTCGCCGGCCTCACCCGCTACACGCTCATCGCGGCCGACGGCCAGGTGCTCTACGACAGCGCCGCCGACCCTGCCGCCATGGAGAACCACGCCGGGCGTCCCGAGGTCCGCGAGGCGGGGGAGAACGGCCAGGCGGCCACCATGCGCTTTTCCGACACGCTGGGCACCGACACGGTGTACGCCGCCGTGAAGCTGGACGACGGCAGCATCATCCGCCTGTCCGAGTCGCGCCACTCGCTTCTGGCCTTCCTGGGCGATATGCTGGTGCCGGTGCTCGTGGCCGTGATCGTGGCCGCCGTCCTCGTGTTCGTGCTGTCCAAGACGCTCACGCGGCGCATTATGAAGCCCATCGACGCGCTCAACTTCGCCGACCCGCTGGAGAACGAGATATACGAGGAGATGGACCCGCTGCTCATCCGCATCGACGAGCAGCAGCGCCTGCTCAAGCAGCAGAACCGCGAGCTGGCCCAGGCCGAGAACCTGCGCCGGGACTTCTCCAGCAACGTGAGCCACGAGATGAAGACCCCGCTGCAGGTCATCTCGGGCTACGCCGAGCTCATGAAGAACGACATGGTGCAGCCGGCCGATCGCCAGAAGTTCGCCGCCCTCATCTACGAGGAGGCGCAGGCCATGCGCTCGCTCATCAACGACGTGCTCACGCTGTCGCGCCTGGACGAGTCCGCGTTCGGCGACGACGCGGTGCTCATCGACTTGCACGCCGTGGCCGAGCGCGTGGCGGGCCGCCTGGGCAGCTTCGCCGCCGACCAGCAGGTGCAGGTGCGCGTGGAGGGCACCGCGGCGCGTATCGCCGGCAGCGAGACGCTGGCCGAGGAGATGCTCTACAACCTCATAGAGAACGGCATCCGCTACAACCATGAGGGCGGCAGCGTGGTCATGCGCGTGGAGGCGGAACCGCCGGCTCGGCCGGGCGGCGGGCTGCCGGGCGAGGACGCGGCGGGCCAGGTGGTCGTGCGCGTGAGCGACACGGGCCCCGGCATTCCCGAGGAGCTGCGCGAGAAGGTGTTCGAGCGCTTCTTCCGCGTGGACAAGAGCCGTTCGAAGGAGACGGGCGGCACGGGCCTCGGCCTGGCCATCGTGAAGCACGCCGTGCTCTACCATCACGGCTCCATCGAGGTGGAGAGCGCCGAGGGCGCCGGCACCACGTTCGTCCTGCGGTTCCCGGCCGCCTAGCTCACGCGCCATACAACTCACCAGGCGAAAGGCGGCGTGGTAGAAAACGTGCCAGGTATACGCAGGTTTTCTGCAAGGTTCGAGCGGCTTTTCCGCCAGCTTCCTGTATGATCCTCGCGGCTCCGGCGCAAGGATCATGCGTGCTTCTCACGGTCATCTGCACCCTTTCTCAACGGTTCCCCTGCAAGGTCGCGGCGCTATGCTCGTGCGGGCAGGCGAGGGCGAAGGCGCTGCGGGGCCGATCTGCCGGAGTTCCTCCTCCCTTGCAAAGTGATAACTATTTTGTTATCATGCAGCGAAAGGCGGGAAGGATGTACAAAGTAGAGTTGTACCATGATGCAAAGGGGCGATCGGAGCTGCTCGACACTTTGCGCAAGCTGGAGGATAAGAGCAGTACGGACAAAGAGGCGAGGACGGCGTATTTAAGCATGCTCAAGGCTATTTCCGAGCTGGAAGGGCATGGCACGAGGATCGGTATGCCGACCGTTCGCCATGTGAGAGGCGAGATATGGGAGCTCAGGCCGAAATCCCAGCGGGTGTTCTTTTTCTTCTGGAAGGACAATACGTTCGTTTTGCTGCATTCCTATATTAAGAAAACCCAGAAGACGCCTCGGCGCGAGATAATGAAAGCCGAGCGTAAAAAACGCGATTGGATAGCGAGGCATGCCGATGAGTAAAAACGAGGGTTGCTATACCTTCCAAGACTACCTGAAAGAAGCGAAGCTCACTCCTGCCGAGCGCGAGGAGATCCGGCTGGACGTGGAGCTCACGGGGAGGCTGATCGAGGCGCGCGAGGCGCGGGGGATGACGCAGCGCGATTTGGCGGAGGCGAGCGGCCTCAAGCAGCCGGCCATTGCCCGCATCGAGTCGCATCGCTCGGTGCCGCGCGTGGACACGCTGCTCAAGCTGCTGGTGCCGCTGGGCTACACGCTCAAGATCGTGCCGCTCGAAGGCAGCGACCGTCTTTGAGCGGCGACTGGAAGGCGACTGCCCCCGACTCATCGTTCGAAGGCGTCTCCCCTGATCGTGGCGCCGAAAGCGCCGCGGCCCCTTGGAAACGCCGAGGCGCTGGCAACCTCGCGGTTCCCAGCGCCTTCTCTGCGTTGCGTGAAGAGCCCCACCCCCGGCCAGAAGGATGAACCCACCTCAAAAGGTGGGTGCTCGCAGCCCGTTTCCTGGCTTTCGTATCAACGGACACGAATCTCCATTCCGCGCGCTATCTTGAGCTCCCTCATGTTATAGCATCGGTCCATCGCAAAGTATGGCTTCGAGGGCAGGACCTGATTCAGAGTATACGTGCGTTTCAGGCGAAGAAAAGTCTTGACATCCTCCGTCACCCGATATTCAACAGACGCACACAAGCCCCCTGTGGGGTGTGACAAGGGTGTGACAAGGGGGTGTGACAAGGGGGTGTGACAAGGGGACGGGGATGATGTCTCATTCCGCCTGCGCCTAACGAGTTTGGAAGACATCAGGGAACGAGACATCATCCCCGTCCCCTTGTCACACCCTATCCATACAGACGTTCGCATGCTATCATGGTTGCCATGGATACGCTATTCACCGAAATGGAAAACGAGCGCAAGTCGGAAGTCGCCCCTCTGGCAGTGCGCATGCGCCCGCGCTCGCTCGACGAGCTCGTGGGGCAGGACGAGGCCGTGGGGCCCGGCAGCTGGCTGCGCAACGCCATCGAGCAGGATCGCTTGAGCTCGGTCATCCTGTTCGGGCCGGCGGGCACGGGCAAGACGTCGCTCGCGCACATCGTGGCCGAGACGACGAAGGCCACGTTCGTGGAGGTGTCGGCCATCGGCGGCACGGTATCGGATCTGCGCCGGGAGATCGATGCGGCCGACAAGCGCCTGACCATGAGCGGCCTGCGCACCATCTTGTTCGTCGACGAGATCCACCGATTCAACCGCAGCCAGCAGGACGCGCTGCTCCACGCCGTGGAGGATCGCGTGCTCGTGCTGGTGGGCGCCACCACGGAGAACCCGTTCTTCGAGGTGAACTCGGCGCTCATCAGCCGCTCCCGCATCGTGGAGCTGCACGGGCTGTCGGACGGCGACATCGGGGATCTGGTCGACCGCGCCGTGGCCGACCAGCGCGGGCTCGGCGGCCGGTACCGGTTGGATGAGAAGGCGCGCGAAGCCATCGTTCTCTTGGCCGGCGGCGACGGCCGCGGGGCGCTCACCACGCTCGAGCTGGCGGCCGGCATGGTGGAGCCCGGGACGGCGAAGAAGCCTGCGAGGATCACCGAGAACAATGTGCGCGCCGCCACGCCGCATCGCACGCTGCCCTACGACAAGAACAAGGACCTGCACTACGACGTCATCTCGGCGTTCATCAAGTCCATGCGCGGCAGCGACCCCGACGCCGCGCTGTACTGGCTCGCCCGCATGATCGACGGGGGAGAGGACCCGAAGTTCATCGCGCGCCGCATGTTCATCGCCGCGTCGGAGGACATCGGCAACGCCGACCCGCAGGCGTTGCTCGTGGCCGAGGCCGCGTTCAAGTCGGCCGAGGTCATCGGCTATCCCGAGTGCCGCATCAACCTGGCGCAGGCCGCCATCTACCTGGCGCTCGCGCCGAAGAGCAACGCGGCGGAGGCGGGCATCGACGCGGCGCTGGCCGAGGTGCGCAACGGCCCGGCCCGCAACGTGCCCGACCACCTGCGCGACCGCCACCGCCCCGGCTCCGAGAGCTACGGCACGTACCGCTACCCGCACAGCTATCCCGGTGGCTGGGTCGAGCAGCGCTACCTGCCCGACGGTCTCGAGCGCGGCGCCTTCTACCGCCCGAGCGACCGCGGTTGGGAGGCGTACCGCGCCGACGCGGCCGCGCGCGACCGTTTCGAGGCGGGCGGCAACGGGCAAAACCCCACGTCGC is from Gordonibacter urolithinfaciens and encodes:
- the pstC gene encoding phosphate ABC transporter permease subunit PstC; this translates as MSHVHLKEGIAKALFVAAAGISILAVALICVFLFANGVPAIAQIGLPEFLFGTTWRPANDVYGIFPMIVGSIYVTAGAIIVGVPTGLLCAIFLSRFAGGRVAAVLKPGVELLAGIPSVVYGFFGLVVMVPFIRDNMPGRGLSLLAAAVLLGIMILPTIITVTQSALDAVPKKYYEGALALGADHERSVFRVIVPAAVSGIMAGIVLGVGRAIGETMAVIMVAGNQPAIPGSIFDGVRTMTANIVLEMGYAADLHRGALVATGVVLFVFILFITMLFNVIKKRGEMK
- the pstA gene encoding phosphate ABC transporter permease PstA yields the protein MTTRKLTIAYEAADASAAGSSGSINPSDRFDALYQVVEARHNKTRRIVSTLLRWIVYAGAVITSLVLAFIVGYILVNGVPYLTPSLFEWEYDSTNVSLMPALVNTLVMAGLSLLMAVPVGVGSAIYLVEYAKRGSRFVQIVRTTTETLQGIPSIIYGLFGLLFFVTALQWGLSLLAGACTLAIMVLPVVMRTTEEALLAVPDAYREGGFGLGAGRLRTVFRCVLPSAVPGILGGVILALGRCVGEVAALIFTAGSIAAIPNFAEGAAALFDSTRTLAVHMYVLSSEGLHVNETYATAVVLLVMVVLLNLMATFAAKKMNKGGTND
- a CDS encoding response regulator transcription factor — translated: MIYYVEDDTNIRDLTVYALKQAGFEAAGFAAAGEFFVACKRRLPELVLLDIMLPEVDGLEILHMLREDPATKHLPVMMLTAKGTEFDTVSGLDAGADDYLAKPFGMMELVSRVNALMRRAAAPAVAADDEFSCGPIALTVSSHDVSVDGENVALTLKEFDLLRTLMQNEGHVLSRRQLLEDVWGMTYVGETRTVDVHIQTLRQKLAAAVEGADAYIQTVRGVGYCVKQP
- a CDS encoding ATP-binding protein encodes the protein MSPTHLRVKSLSGKIFSGVLAFTLGVILVLGVVMTTIYYMSYEHDAEAELAASAQDAAAYLNASPTTANIPALEEQFAGLTRYTLIAADGQVLYDSAADPAAMENHAGRPEVREAGENGQAATMRFSDTLGTDTVYAAVKLDDGSIIRLSESRHSLLAFLGDMLVPVLVAVIVAAVLVFVLSKTLTRRIMKPIDALNFADPLENEIYEEMDPLLIRIDEQQRLLKQQNRELAQAENLRRDFSSNVSHEMKTPLQVISGYAELMKNDMVQPADRQKFAALIYEEAQAMRSLINDVLTLSRLDESAFGDDAVLIDLHAVAERVAGRLGSFAADQQVQVRVEGTAARIAGSETLAEEMLYNLIENGIRYNHEGGSVVMRVEAEPPARPGGGLPGEDAAGQVVVRVSDTGPGIPEELREKVFERFFRVDKSRSKETGGTGLGLAIVKHAVLYHHGSIEVESAEGAGTTFVLRFPAA
- a CDS encoding type II toxin-antitoxin system RelE/ParE family toxin; its protein translation is MYKVELYHDAKGRSELLDTLRKLEDKSSTDKEARTAYLSMLKAISELEGHGTRIGMPTVRHVRGEIWELRPKSQRVFFFFWKDNTFVLLHSYIKKTQKTPRREIMKAERKKRDWIARHADE
- a CDS encoding helix-turn-helix domain-containing protein; translated protein: MSKNEGCYTFQDYLKEAKLTPAEREEIRLDVELTGRLIEAREARGMTQRDLAEASGLKQPAIARIESHRSVPRVDTLLKLLVPLGYTLKIVPLEGSDRL
- a CDS encoding replication-associated recombination protein A; translated protein: MDTLFTEMENERKSEVAPLAVRMRPRSLDELVGQDEAVGPGSWLRNAIEQDRLSSVILFGPAGTGKTSLAHIVAETTKATFVEVSAIGGTVSDLRREIDAADKRLTMSGLRTILFVDEIHRFNRSQQDALLHAVEDRVLVLVGATTENPFFEVNSALISRSRIVELHGLSDGDIGDLVDRAVADQRGLGGRYRLDEKAREAIVLLAGGDGRGALTTLELAAGMVEPGTAKKPARITENNVRAATPHRTLPYDKNKDLHYDVISAFIKSMRGSDPDAALYWLARMIDGGEDPKFIARRMFIAASEDIGNADPQALLVAEAAFKSAEVIGYPECRINLAQAAIYLALAPKSNAAEAGIDAALAEVRNGPARNVPDHLRDRHRPGSESYGTYRYPHSYPGGWVEQRYLPDGLERGAFYRPSDRGWEAYRADAAARDRFEAGGNGQNPTSRSK